The following coding sequences lie in one Caproicibacterium argilliputei genomic window:
- a CDS encoding alpha-L-fucosidase, with amino-acid sequence MAEYKMTGAELASMLKGQLKSNMLFNGIIGVDDPSLHLTEEQIRWWRDAKIGLFVHWGVFSVIGKGEWAYFKEGYTEKDYRKIAEQDFHPARSAEEITSGWTQTAKNAGMRYAVMVTRHHDGFALWDSKASWKQFTSAACGPKADYVKAFTKSCAQAGLYTGLYYSPMDWRFPGYFDPKGKPESAQKMKEQAYQQLCELCTQFGDVRILWYDGGWLAHQGTDADAAWFWDPIRMNKMIRALQPGIMVTPRSGYKGDFECDEGPQEVIGGIVPIPWEKCMTLASAWGYQPNDTYCSFPQLIRMLANVICRDGNLLLNVGPDAEGEIPQEEQQVLAQLGAWLQENGEAVYGTRGGIWQPVDHVYGTTWKDHTVYVHVLDCHAFAGQVLPPVEKTVCHACLLDGTEVPFTQDANGVRLQLPEAVAQDERPDTIIKVSVKP; translated from the coding sequence ATGGCAGAGTACAAAATGACGGGGGCGGAGCTGGCATCTATGCTGAAGGGTCAGCTGAAAAGCAATATGCTTTTTAACGGCATTATTGGCGTTGACGATCCGTCCCTGCACTTAACGGAAGAACAGATCCGCTGGTGGCGGGATGCAAAAATCGGCCTGTTTGTCCACTGGGGTGTTTTTTCCGTAATCGGCAAGGGTGAGTGGGCGTACTTCAAAGAGGGCTATACGGAAAAAGATTACCGCAAAATTGCGGAGCAGGACTTTCATCCGGCACGCTCCGCAGAAGAAATTACCAGCGGCTGGACACAGACCGCAAAAAATGCCGGAATGCGGTACGCGGTCATGGTCACACGCCACCACGACGGTTTCGCTTTGTGGGACAGCAAGGCAAGCTGGAAGCAGTTTACGTCCGCTGCCTGCGGACCCAAGGCAGACTACGTCAAAGCTTTTACGAAGTCCTGCGCGCAGGCGGGTCTGTACACTGGACTGTACTATTCCCCTATGGACTGGCGCTTTCCGGGTTACTTTGACCCCAAGGGAAAGCCGGAGAGCGCACAGAAGATGAAGGAACAGGCATACCAGCAGCTGTGCGAGCTTTGCACGCAGTTTGGGGATGTGCGGATTCTGTGGTATGACGGCGGTTGGTTGGCACATCAGGGAACGGATGCAGATGCTGCGTGGTTTTGGGACCCAATTCGTATGAACAAAATGATACGCGCCCTGCAGCCGGGAATCATGGTCACGCCGCGTTCGGGTTACAAGGGCGATTTTGAGTGCGACGAGGGCCCGCAGGAGGTAATTGGCGGCATTGTGCCGATTCCGTGGGAAAAGTGCATGACGCTGGCGTCTGCCTGGGGGTATCAGCCGAACGATACGTACTGCTCATTTCCGCAACTGATTCGGATGCTGGCCAATGTTATTTGTCGGGATGGCAACCTGCTGCTGAATGTGGGGCCGGATGCCGAAGGAGAGATTCCACAGGAGGAACAGCAGGTGCTGGCGCAGCTGGGCGCGTGGCTGCAGGAAAACGGAGAAGCAGTCTACGGCACCCGCGGCGGCATTTGGCAGCCGGTGGATCATGTGTACGGTACCACTTGGAAAGACCATACGGTGTATGTGCACGTGTTGGACTGCCATGCGTTTGCCGGGCAGGTTCTGCCGCCAGTGGAAAAAACCGTGTGCCACGCGTGCTTGCTGGACGGCACAGAGGTGCCGTTTACACAGGACGCAAACGGCGTGCGCCTGCAGCTGCCGGAAGCAGTGGCGCAGGACGAACGTCCGGATACGATTATCAAGGTCAGCGTAAAACCATAA
- a CDS encoding family 43 glycosylhydrolase, whose product MAQKLLNGQPWYDTDGNPLHAHGGCMLKAAGTFYWYGENRTGNRYVSLYSSEDLQNWRFRGDVLTADSPTAAHRVRTECRLRNDDGTKKNIERPKVLYNPRTRQYVMWMHVENGKDYREAACGIAVSDTPDGTFTYLGSFAPFGCMSRDCTLFAESDGTAYFLSTARDNADLHIYRLADDYLNVDALVNRLWPGEYREAPAVMKRNGRYYLFTSFCTGWAPNQCRYAVADSMDGRWSTLTDIGDATTFRSQPAFLLQTADTCYYVGDRWNAEDYNGSRYVVLPLTFTADGVPQLTYTDFAFTP is encoded by the coding sequence ATGGCACAGAAACTTCTCAACGGTCAGCCGTGGTACGACACGGACGGAAATCCGCTGCACGCGCACGGCGGCTGTATGCTGAAAGCGGCGGGTACCTTCTACTGGTACGGTGAAAATCGTACAGGAAACCGGTATGTCAGCCTTTACAGTTCAGAAGATTTGCAAAACTGGCGGTTTCGTGGGGATGTCCTCACAGCGGACTCTCCCACAGCGGCGCACCGCGTCCGTACAGAGTGCCGCCTGCGGAACGATGATGGCACGAAAAAGAACATCGAGCGTCCCAAGGTGCTTTACAATCCGCGTACGCGGCAGTATGTGATGTGGATGCACGTGGAAAACGGAAAGGATTACCGGGAAGCCGCCTGCGGCATTGCCGTGAGCGATACGCCGGACGGTACATTTACATATCTTGGCAGCTTTGCGCCTTTTGGCTGTATGTCGCGCGACTGTACGCTGTTTGCGGAGTCGGACGGCACTGCATACTTTCTGTCCACCGCGCGGGACAACGCCGACCTGCACATTTACCGTTTGGCAGACGACTACCTGAACGTGGATGCGCTGGTCAATCGGTTGTGGCCGGGCGAGTACCGCGAAGCGCCTGCCGTCATGAAACGGAACGGACGCTACTATCTTTTCACCTCGTTCTGCACGGGATGGGCACCGAACCAGTGCCGCTATGCAGTTGCTGACAGCATGGACGGCCGCTGGAGCACCTTGACGGATATTGGCGATGCAACAACGTTCCGTTCTCAGCCGGCGTTCCTGCTGCAGACAGCCGACACCTGTTACTATGTGGGAGATCGCTGGAACGCGGAAGACTACAACGGCTCCCGCTATGTGGTTCTGCCGCTTACTTTTACAGCAGATGGAGTTCCGCAGCTCACATACACAGATTTCGCATTTACACCGTAA
- a CDS encoding Crp/Fnr family transcriptional regulator: MAENFAAVFSKRLSFWKHLSGSEKELLCGSTSVKIYPKGEVIHSGGSDCIGVLLIQSGQLRTYILSEDGRDITLFRQYADDVCILSASCVLQAITFDVFIEAEEDTKVLLISSAAFRSLTESCIYVKNFANELTADRFSEVMWAMQQILFMSFDRRLAIFLTDELAKTGGSEIFLTHEQIAKYMGSAREVVSRMLKYFSEEGLVKLSRGSVKVLDKAQLLRLASGTNRKKASG; the protein is encoded by the coding sequence ATGGCTGAAAATTTTGCTGCTGTCTTTTCTAAGCGTCTTTCTTTCTGGAAGCATCTTTCCGGCAGTGAAAAGGAACTACTGTGCGGCAGCACTTCCGTAAAAATCTATCCCAAAGGAGAGGTCATCCACAGCGGCGGCAGCGATTGCATCGGTGTTCTGCTGATTCAGTCCGGACAGCTGCGCACCTACATCCTTTCCGAAGATGGACGTGACATCACCCTGTTCCGGCAGTATGCGGACGATGTCTGCATTTTGTCCGCCTCCTGCGTGCTGCAGGCGATTACCTTCGATGTTTTTATTGAAGCCGAAGAAGATACAAAAGTCCTGCTCATCAGCTCCGCAGCCTTTCGCAGCCTGACGGAAAGCTGCATTTATGTAAAAAACTTTGCAAACGAACTGACCGCCGACCGCTTTTCTGAGGTCATGTGGGCCATGCAGCAGATTCTTTTCATGAGCTTTGACCGGCGTCTTGCCATTTTCCTCACAGATGAGCTTGCCAAAACCGGCGGAAGTGAAATTTTTTTGACACACGAACAAATCGCCAAATATATGGGCAGTGCCAGAGAAGTTGTTTCCCGAATGCTCAAGTATTTTTCAGAGGAAGGTCTGGTCAAGCTGTCCCGCGGCAGTGTCAAAGTTTTGGATAAAGCCCAGCTGCTGCGGCTGGCAAGCGGCACAAACCGCAAAAAAGCATCCGGCTGA
- a CDS encoding motility protein A, with protein MDISLIIGLVVAFGSAIGGFLLDGGKATSLVVGSSFLIVVGGTMGATIISFGISGTLKAFKRVFFSYNKKNEPNPEHLIEKISEMTNKCRSDGLLVLQSMLSDPELETENYLMLKEAMVLATDAKSVEVLQDTLSADIESYSAAMQQDISVLEGAGGFSPTLGIIGTVMGLVQVLSNISDASKLTASIAVAFIATLYGIVFANLLYLPFANHLRSFMKRQVIFREMMVDGICMMVSGESTRNIQNKLSLYYHAFPNCEDKYKAGIDN; from the coding sequence ATGGACATTTCACTGATTATCGGTTTGGTGGTAGCGTTTGGCTCTGCGATTGGCGGATTTTTGCTTGATGGCGGCAAGGCAACTTCTTTGGTTGTGGGCAGCTCGTTTTTAATTGTGGTGGGCGGCACCATGGGTGCAACCATCATTTCTTTTGGTATCAGCGGCACCTTAAAGGCTTTTAAGCGTGTCTTTTTCAGCTACAACAAGAAAAATGAGCCGAACCCGGAGCATTTGATTGAAAAAATCAGCGAGATGACCAACAAATGCCGCTCAGACGGTCTGCTGGTTCTGCAGTCTATGCTGAGTGACCCGGAGCTGGAAACCGAGAATTACCTGATGCTCAAAGAAGCCATGGTGCTTGCAACCGATGCCAAAAGTGTGGAAGTGCTGCAGGATACCTTGAGCGCGGATATTGAATCCTACTCGGCGGCAATGCAGCAGGACATCAGCGTGCTGGAGGGTGCCGGCGGCTTTTCGCCGACACTGGGCATTATCGGTACGGTTATGGGGCTGGTGCAGGTGCTTTCCAATATTTCAGACGCTTCAAAGCTGACAGCTTCCATTGCAGTTGCATTTATCGCAACTTTGTACGGCATTGTGTTTGCAAACCTGCTTTACCTGCCGTTTGCAAACCACCTGCGCAGCTTTATGAAGCGGCAGGTCATCTTCCGTGAGATGATGGTGGACGGTATCTGCATGATGGTCAGCGGCGAGAGTACGCGCAACATTCAAAACAAACTGTCGCTTTACTATCACGCTTTTCCGAACTGCGAGGATAAGTACAAAGCCGGTATCGATAACTGA
- a CDS encoding OmpA/MotB family protein: MKKKPAEEAKGDNSGRWMLTYSDMITLLLALFIVLYSMSTINAKKYQQVSQAMHSAFKTTESTSGGGAGNGIGNAIIAASQSSKASSSKTQQVPSLQNDALGEIYSILNAFVTSNHLQNQVQITKSSEYVQIRVVDMVMFQPDTATMLPASEPIVKEIEQAIAKVYGQVDHITISGHTADVVENGSKSDEISWQLSTERAVTVLNRMLDYGLSGKKLSIQGYAHYVPVAPNDTESNRAKNRRVEITIYKSPSLDVASQAAQKTASRVQKKTASTASAASSQTGSATSPYADASSTAGTSSSASSK; this comes from the coding sequence ATGAAAAAGAAACCGGCCGAGGAGGCCAAGGGAGACAACAGCGGGCGCTGGATGCTGACCTACTCTGATATGATTACGCTGCTGCTGGCTCTGTTTATTGTTCTGTACTCCATGAGTACCATAAATGCAAAGAAGTATCAGCAGGTTTCACAGGCGATGCATTCCGCGTTTAAAACAACGGAATCCACATCCGGCGGCGGCGCCGGCAACGGTATTGGCAATGCGATTATTGCGGCAAGCCAGTCGTCCAAAGCATCCTCCTCCAAAACACAGCAGGTTCCAAGTTTGCAGAACGACGCCCTGGGGGAGATTTACTCCATTTTAAACGCTTTTGTAACGTCGAACCATCTGCAAAATCAGGTTCAAATCACCAAGTCCAGTGAATACGTGCAGATTCGGGTAGTGGATATGGTTATGTTCCAGCCGGATACAGCTACCATGTTGCCGGCGAGCGAGCCGATTGTCAAGGAAATCGAGCAGGCAATCGCCAAAGTATATGGCCAGGTGGATCATATTACCATCAGCGGCCACACAGCGGATGTTGTGGAAAATGGGTCAAAGAGTGATGAGATCTCGTGGCAGCTTTCCACAGAGCGTGCGGTCACGGTGCTGAACCGGATGCTGGACTACGGTCTTTCCGGAAAGAAGCTTTCCATTCAGGGCTATGCGCATTACGTACCGGTGGCGCCGAATGACACGGAGTCCAACCGCGCCAAAAACCGCCGGGTGGAAATCACGATTTATAAGAGTCCGTCTTTGGATGTGGCCTCTCAGGCGGCGCAGAAAACGGCTTCCCGTGTGCAGAAAAAAACAGCGTCAACAGCGTCTGCTGCATCCTCTCAGACCGGTTCTGCAACGTCGCCTTACGCAGATGCCTCATCAACGGCAGGCACGTCTTCCTCTGCATCTTCCAAATAA
- a CDS encoding carbohydrate ABC transporter permease — protein sequence MSKPAKAIRLKSSKGKLTAARIGCYLFLGFLCFLCLFFFYMLLINASRNTFQIQQGFSFLPGESFLTNLKNTLNDANIPVMSGIGNSLLVSALSAALATYFSAMTAYGIHAYDFKFRRAAFTLILLIMTMPTQISAVGFVDEMQKMGLKDSLVPLFLPAIASPIVFFFMKQYMDGNLPMEIVEAARIDGSSEFHTFNRIVLPIVKPAVAVQAIFTFVSAWNNYFIPALLLDSAKKKTLPILIAQLRSADFLKFDMGKVYMLITIAIIPVIIVYLLLSKFIVRGVALGGVKG from the coding sequence ATGAGCAAACCTGCCAAAGCAATCCGCTTGAAAAGCAGCAAAGGCAAGCTGACCGCGGCGCGCATCGGCTGCTACCTATTTCTGGGGTTTCTATGCTTCCTGTGTCTTTTCTTCTTTTATATGCTGCTCATTAACGCCTCGCGCAACACGTTTCAGATTCAGCAGGGCTTTTCCTTCCTACCGGGCGAATCGTTTCTGACCAACCTGAAAAACACGCTGAATGACGCCAACATTCCGGTTATGAGCGGCATTGGCAACAGCCTGCTGGTTTCCGCGCTGAGCGCGGCGCTCGCTACCTATTTTTCGGCAATGACCGCATATGGCATTCACGCCTATGATTTTAAGTTCCGGCGTGCCGCCTTTACGCTGATTCTGCTGATCATGACCATGCCCACGCAGATTTCGGCTGTGGGCTTTGTGGATGAGATGCAGAAAATGGGATTAAAGGATTCTCTGGTGCCGCTGTTTCTGCCCGCGATTGCCTCCCCCATCGTTTTCTTCTTTATGAAGCAGTACATGGACGGCAACCTGCCCATGGAAATTGTCGAGGCTGCGCGTATTGACGGCAGCAGCGAGTTCCATACCTTCAACCGCATTGTCCTGCCAATTGTCAAGCCAGCCGTGGCAGTGCAGGCAATTTTCACCTTTGTCAGTGCATGGAACAACTACTTTATTCCCGCCCTGCTGCTGGACAGCGCCAAGAAGAAGACGCTTCCGATTCTGATTGCGCAGCTGCGCAGTGCGGACTTCTTAAAATTTGACATGGGAAAAGTTTATATGCTTATCACCATCGCCATCATTCCGGTCATCATCGTTTACCTGCTGCTTTCCAAATTCATCGTGCGCGGTGTCGCACTGGGCGGCGTAAAGGGCTGA
- a CDS encoding carbohydrate ABC transporter permease, with amino-acid sequence MHTGNPPKAKKRSSYAKWGYFFIAPFFIAFAVFQLIPLASTIYYSFFQYFRQGLRIIGPNFVGLANYASLFQTDLPKYFGNTMLMWLVGFVPQIAVSLLLAAWFTNQRLSLRAQGFFKTVIYMPNLIMAAAFAMLFFTLFSDNGPVNATLLSMGAISQPFQFLSTVVGARGLVAFMNFLMWFGNTTIVLMAAIMGVDPGLYEAAEIDGASSQQMFWRITIPLIRPILVYTFITSLIGGLQMFDVPQILTNGKGEPDRCTTTMIMYLNNHMYSKNYGMAGAISTVLFVLCAVLCLFIYFSLTQDNASAQRARKGGARK; translated from the coding sequence ATGCATACCGGAAATCCGCCAAAAGCGAAAAAGCGAAGTTCCTACGCAAAGTGGGGCTATTTCTTCATCGCGCCATTTTTCATTGCGTTTGCTGTCTTTCAGCTCATCCCGCTGGCTTCCACAATATACTACAGCTTCTTTCAGTACTTCCGGCAGGGGCTGCGCATTATCGGGCCAAACTTTGTGGGGCTTGCAAATTACGCCAGCCTGTTTCAAACAGACCTGCCCAAATATTTCGGCAATACCATGCTGATGTGGCTGGTAGGGTTCGTGCCGCAGATTGCGGTTTCGCTGCTGCTGGCCGCCTGGTTTACCAATCAGCGGCTGAGCCTGCGTGCGCAGGGCTTCTTCAAAACTGTAATCTATATGCCGAACCTGATTATGGCCGCAGCGTTTGCCATGCTGTTCTTCACGCTGTTTTCCGACAACGGGCCGGTCAACGCGACGCTGCTTTCCATGGGCGCTATTTCCCAACCGTTTCAGTTCCTCTCCACCGTGGTAGGCGCACGCGGGCTGGTTGCCTTTATGAACTTCCTCATGTGGTTCGGCAACACCACCATCGTGCTGATGGCAGCCATCATGGGGGTGGATCCGGGGCTTTACGAGGCCGCGGAAATCGACGGTGCCTCATCCCAACAGATGTTCTGGCGCATTACCATTCCGCTGATTCGTCCGATTTTGGTTTACACCTTTATCACTTCGCTCATCGGGGGTCTGCAGATGTTTGACGTTCCGCAGATTCTGACCAACGGCAAGGGCGAGCCGGATCGCTGCACCACCACCATGATCATGTACCTGAACAACCATATGTACAGCAAAAACTACGGGATGGCGGGCGCCATTTCCACAGTGCTGTTTGTTCTGTGCGCGGTACTGTGCCTGTTCATTTACTTCTCGCTGACACAGGATAACGCCTCCGCCCAGAGGGCACGGAAAGGGGGTGCACGCAAATGA
- a CDS encoding carbohydrate ABC transporter substrate-binding protein, whose amino-acid sequence MKRSARWTAAALAAAITVSMAGCGGGASSQSASSKNTGSAAQSTTAKAAEGKVLNIWCWNDEFQGQFNKFYPNVKEIAKDKSTTTLKDGTVVKWTINPNDNNNYQNKLDQALLAQDAASADDKIDMFLVEADYALKYVDSDYTLDVKKDVGLTDEDLSNQYQYTKDIVSKDGVQKGTSWQATPGLFAYRRSIAKAVLGTDDPDKVQEQLSDWDKFNSIAAKAHDKGYKMLSGYDDSYRVFSNNVSAPWVTGTTVTVDSNLMNWIKQTKNYTDKGYNNKTSLWDDQWQADQGPSGKVFGFFYSTWGINFTLVGNSLKTPTKEGGKEEVGNGIYGDYAVCKGPQSYYWGGTWMCAAKGSDNLGTIKDIMKSLTCDKEIMKSITEKTQDYTNNQAAMQEIADSDFKSTFLGGQNHIKLFAEVAPKIDMSKAGPYDQGMNEGMQTAFKDYFTGNATLEKAKENFKKIVTEKYPELTEIKWPS is encoded by the coding sequence ATGAAACGATCCGCAAGGTGGACTGCCGCCGCTTTGGCTGCAGCAATCACCGTTTCCATGGCAGGGTGCGGCGGCGGCGCCAGTTCGCAGTCTGCCAGCTCCAAAAACACCGGCTCTGCCGCCCAAAGCACCACGGCCAAAGCCGCCGAAGGTAAGGTGCTGAACATCTGGTGCTGGAACGATGAATTTCAGGGGCAGTTCAACAAATTCTATCCCAATGTCAAAGAGATTGCCAAAGACAAATCCACCACCACCCTGAAAGACGGCACCGTGGTCAAATGGACGATTAACCCGAATGACAACAACAACTACCAGAACAAGCTGGACCAGGCGCTGCTTGCACAGGACGCCGCATCTGCCGACGACAAAATTGATATGTTTCTGGTTGAAGCCGACTATGCCCTGAAATACGTGGACAGCGACTACACGCTGGATGTGAAAAAAGACGTTGGTCTGACCGACGAAGACCTTTCCAACCAGTACCAGTACACCAAAGACATTGTTTCCAAGGACGGTGTGCAGAAGGGTACCTCCTGGCAGGCAACACCGGGGCTTTTCGCATACCGCCGTTCCATTGCCAAAGCGGTGCTGGGCACCGACGACCCCGACAAAGTACAGGAGCAGCTCTCCGACTGGGATAAGTTTAACAGCATCGCTGCCAAAGCCCACGACAAAGGCTATAAAATGCTTTCCGGCTACGATGACAGCTACCGCGTGTTCTCCAATAATGTGTCTGCCCCGTGGGTAACCGGCACCACCGTGACCGTGGACTCGAACCTGATGAACTGGATTAAGCAGACCAAGAATTACACCGACAAAGGTTACAACAACAAAACCTCCCTGTGGGATGACCAGTGGCAGGCTGACCAAGGCCCCAGCGGCAAGGTGTTCGGCTTCTTCTACTCGACTTGGGGCATCAACTTCACCCTGGTGGGCAATTCCCTGAAAACCCCCACCAAAGAGGGCGGCAAAGAAGAAGTCGGTAACGGCATTTACGGAGACTACGCCGTGTGCAAAGGGCCGCAGAGCTACTACTGGGGCGGCACCTGGATGTGCGCGGCCAAAGGCAGCGACAATCTGGGAACCATCAAGGATATTATGAAATCCCTGACCTGTGACAAGGAAATCATGAAATCTATCACAGAAAAAACGCAAGACTACACCAACAATCAGGCCGCCATGCAGGAAATTGCAGACAGCGACTTTAAGTCCACATTCTTAGGCGGGCAGAACCACATCAAACTGTTTGCAGAGGTTGCGCCGAAAATCGACATGAGCAAAGCCGGCCCCTATGACCAGGGCATGAACGAAGGAATGCAGACTGCCTTCAAAGATTACTTCACCGGAAACGCCACTTTGGAAAAAGCAAAAGAAAACTTCAAGAAAATCGTGACGGAAAAATATCCGGAACTGACAGAAATCAAGTGGCCTTCTTAA
- a CDS encoding LacI family DNA-binding transcriptional regulator has product MVSLKDIAAACGVSVATVSKALNGHKEISGPTTGRILAAAAKLGYMPNSAARALKTNRTYNLGVLFVDETHRGLTHEYFSLVLESFKVEAEANGYDITFINHNIGNRTATYLEHCRYRGVDGVVIACVDFFDPQVVELVQSDIPVVTIDYTFDNHVSVLSDNICGMRDLVTYVASMGHRRIAFIHGEKTSVTTNRLTSFYRTALELGLKIPDEYVCEASYHNPQKTAACTRALLALPQPPTCILFPDDFSYIGGMNVLQEAGLRVPQDISVAGYDGIYLSQVLSPRLTTLQQDTAALGRMAAQQLIDLIERPKTTLPGSTVVPGRLLKGATVQRIGKSFICCTNIDF; this is encoded by the coding sequence ATGGTATCACTCAAAGACATTGCGGCTGCGTGCGGCGTTTCTGTTGCTACTGTCAGCAAAGCCTTGAATGGACATAAAGAAATCAGCGGCCCGACAACCGGCAGAATCCTTGCCGCGGCGGCAAAGCTCGGCTATATGCCAAACAGCGCGGCGCGGGCACTGAAAACAAACCGTACTTATAATCTGGGGGTTCTTTTCGTAGACGAAACCCACCGTGGCCTGACGCATGAGTACTTTTCTCTGGTATTGGAAAGCTTTAAGGTTGAAGCGGAAGCAAACGGCTACGACATCACCTTTATTAACCACAACATCGGCAACCGTACTGCTACGTATCTGGAGCACTGCCGCTACCGCGGCGTGGACGGCGTGGTCATCGCCTGCGTCGATTTCTTTGACCCGCAGGTGGTAGAACTGGTGCAGAGCGACATTCCGGTGGTCACCATCGACTACACCTTTGACAACCACGTTTCCGTTCTGTCTGATAACATCTGCGGTATGCGGGACTTAGTCACCTATGTCGCCTCCATGGGGCACCGCCGCATCGCGTTTATCCATGGCGAAAAGACCAGCGTCACCACCAACCGCCTGACCAGTTTTTACCGTACGGCACTGGAACTGGGCTTGAAAATCCCAGACGAATACGTCTGTGAGGCATCCTACCACAATCCGCAAAAAACCGCCGCGTGCACGCGTGCCCTGCTGGCGCTGCCGCAGCCGCCCACCTGCATCCTGTTTCCCGACGACTTTTCCTATATTGGCGGCATGAACGTGCTGCAGGAAGCCGGGCTGCGGGTTCCGCAGGACATCTCCGTTGCCGGATACGACGGCATTTATCTTTCCCAGGTGCTCAGCCCCCGGCTGACCACCCTGCAGCAAGACACCGCCGCGCTGGGCAGAATGGCTGCCCAGCAGTTAATCGACCTGATTGAACGCCCAAAAACCACGCTGCCCGGCAGCACCGTAGTGCCCGGCAGGCTGCTGAAAGGCGCCACAGTTCAGCGTATCGGCAAATCATTTATTTGCTGTACAAATATTGATTTTTAA